Proteins from a single region of Stutzerimonas stutzeri:
- a CDS encoding ZIP family metal transporter — translation MASTIQSPAATLRAAWIAQAQASPWITFSLAAAAAAVLLLLVAGGVSAFQSDDTDNVRYALLGGTAGFVATAFGAFLAIGLRDISTRTQDSMLGFAAGMMLAASAFSLILPGLAAGRELFGSGPAAALTVVVGLGLGVLLMLGLDYFTPHEHESTGPCGPECERFNRVWLFVLAIALHNIPEGMAIGVSFANGDLSVGLPLTTAISIQDIPEGLAVALALRTTGLSAMRSVLVAAASGLMEPIGALVGIGMSSGFAIAYPISLGLAAGAMIFVVSHEVIPETHRNGHQTPATLGLMVGFAVMMFLDTALG, via the coding sequence ATGGCCTCGACCATTCAAAGCCCTGCTGCCACTTTACGCGCCGCCTGGATCGCCCAAGCGCAGGCCAGCCCCTGGATCACCTTCAGCCTCGCCGCTGCTGCAGCCGCGGTGCTGCTTCTGCTGGTGGCGGGCGGCGTTAGTGCATTTCAGAGCGATGACACGGACAACGTTCGCTACGCGCTGCTCGGCGGCACTGCCGGTTTTGTCGCGACGGCTTTTGGCGCGTTCCTGGCGATCGGTCTGCGCGACATCTCTACCCGTACACAGGACAGCATGCTTGGTTTCGCAGCTGGAATGATGCTGGCGGCGAGCGCGTTCTCGTTGATCCTGCCGGGCTTGGCAGCCGGCCGTGAATTGTTCGGCAGTGGTCCGGCGGCGGCTCTGACTGTTGTCGTCGGCCTGGGTCTCGGCGTGCTGTTGATGCTTGGGCTGGATTACTTCACACCCCATGAGCACGAGAGCACTGGCCCTTGCGGGCCGGAGTGCGAGCGTTTTAATCGAGTATGGCTGTTCGTCCTTGCCATCGCGCTGCACAACATTCCCGAAGGCATGGCCATTGGTGTCAGCTTCGCCAATGGCGACCTTAGTGTTGGCCTGCCGCTGACCACTGCCATCTCCATCCAGGACATTCCGGAGGGGCTGGCTGTCGCGCTGGCATTGCGCACGACGGGGCTGTCTGCAATGCGGTCGGTACTGGTCGCTGCGGCTTCCGGGCTGATGGAGCCAATTGGCGCGTTGGTGGGTATCGGCATGTCGAGCGGGTTCGCCATTGCCTATCCCATCAGCCTCGGCTTGGCTGCGGGCGCGATGATCTTCGTGGTTTCCCATGAAGTCATTCCGGAAACACATCGCAACGGGCATCAGACGCCCGCCACCTTGGGATTGATGGTGGGCTTCGCGGTGATGATGTTTCTGGATACCGCGCTGGGGTGA
- a CDS encoding OmpA/MotB family protein yields MSGPQGSRFARWHIEPQREEEQEAWLVTYLDMLTLLLVMLVIMLAMAGKGDAKQNEQTALEAAPLTAGEQVVALQSSASPIPSIVPVPTPATDVETEADEAVRSVADLALGEDIEVIVNDGSISFRISSEILFGSGRAELEDAGLDVIDRLVPTLAAGRYRIIVEGHTDNLPIQTERFPSNWELSASRASSVVRYLQLADIEATRLSATGYADTRPIADNADERGRASNRRVELVMRTEPDKP; encoded by the coding sequence GTGAGCGGGCCACAGGGCAGCCGGTTTGCCAGATGGCATATCGAGCCGCAACGGGAGGAGGAGCAGGAAGCCTGGCTGGTGACCTACCTGGACATGCTCACGCTGCTGCTGGTCATGCTGGTCATCATGCTGGCCATGGCGGGTAAAGGGGATGCCAAGCAGAACGAACAGACAGCGCTCGAGGCTGCGCCGCTGACTGCTGGCGAACAGGTCGTGGCACTGCAGTCTTCAGCCTCACCCATCCCATCCATTGTCCCGGTACCGACGCCAGCGACCGATGTGGAAACCGAAGCCGATGAGGCGGTCCGCTCGGTGGCGGATCTAGCGCTAGGCGAAGATATCGAGGTAATCGTCAACGATGGCAGCATCAGCTTTCGCATCAGCAGCGAGATACTGTTTGGCTCCGGTCGGGCAGAGCTGGAAGATGCGGGCCTGGACGTAATCGATCGCCTGGTGCCAACCCTCGCCGCAGGCCGCTATCGAATCATCGTCGAAGGCCACACCGATAACCTGCCAATCCAGACCGAACGCTTCCCTTCCAACTGGGAGCTCTCCGCCAGCCGCGCCAGCAGCGTGGTGCGCTACCTGCAGTTGGCCGATATCGAAGCGACGCGCTTGAGCGCGACCGGCTATGCCGACACTCGCCCGATTGCCGACAACGCCGATGAGCGCGGCCGGGCCAGTAACCGGCGCGTCGAGCTAGTCATGCGCACCGAGCCGGATAAACCCTGA
- a CDS encoding ABC transporter ATP-binding protein: protein MSDLATNADEVLRLDQVRKAFNPGTPLETQVLHGIDLRLCRGELTALIGPSGSGKSTLLNLIGLLDAPSSGELYLLGQATRDSDDETRTHLRNQAIGFVFQFHHLISAFSVLENVLMPLMIRHGKPSSADIELARGLLDEVGLSQFADKKPTQISGGQQQRVAIARALVTRPPLLLADEPTGNLDSRTAQSVFELFHRINAQFGCAVLVVTHDPRLAADCERTIQLVDGHIVSDEARTSTL, encoded by the coding sequence ATGTCTGATCTGGCCACCAATGCAGACGAGGTCCTGCGCCTGGACCAGGTGCGCAAGGCTTTCAATCCTGGCACGCCACTGGAAACGCAAGTACTGCACGGTATCGACCTCCGCCTGTGCCGCGGCGAGCTCACAGCACTGATCGGGCCGTCCGGCTCAGGCAAAAGCACGCTGTTGAACTTGATCGGCCTGCTCGATGCGCCCAGTTCCGGCGAGCTGTACCTGCTGGGACAAGCGACACGCGACAGCGACGACGAAACCCGCACCCACCTGCGCAACCAGGCGATTGGCTTCGTGTTCCAGTTTCACCACCTGATCTCGGCGTTCAGCGTGCTGGAAAATGTGCTGATGCCGTTGATGATCCGCCACGGCAAGCCATCGAGCGCGGATATCGAACTGGCGCGCGGCCTGCTCGACGAAGTCGGGCTGAGCCAGTTCGCCGACAAGAAGCCAACGCAGATCTCCGGTGGTCAGCAGCAACGGGTGGCCATCGCCCGAGCGCTGGTCACGCGCCCTCCCCTGCTGCTGGCCGACGAGCCGACCGGCAATCTGGACAGTCGCACCGCGCAAAGCGTGTTCGAACTGTTCCATCGCATCAATGCTCAATTTGGCTGCGCGGTGCTGGTGGTAACCCATGATCCGCGACTCGCTGCAGATTGTGAGCGGACCATCCAGCTGGTCGACGGACATATCGTCAGTGACGAAGCCCGAACCAGCACCCTCTGA
- a CDS encoding class II 3-deoxy-7-phosphoheptulonate synthase, whose protein sequence is MNDAWSPESWRNKPIQQQPEYPDADHLKRVEQTLAGLPPLVFAGEARELKRQFAEVTQGRAFLLQGGDCAESFAEFSATKIRDTFKVLLQMAIVMTFAAGCPVVKVGRMAGQFAKPRSAGDETIEGVTLPAYRGDIVNGIDFNEKSRVPDPERLLQAYHQSTSSLNLLRAFAQGGFADLHQVHQWNLDFIANSLLAEKYHQLGARIDETMKFMRACGLDGAPQLRETSFFTAHEALLLNYEQAFVRQDSLSGGWYDCSAHMLWIGDRTRQLDGAHVEFLRGVGNPIGVKVGPSMDSEELIRLIDILNPQNDPGRLNLIVRMGADKVEAGLPRLVRAVQNEGRHVLWSSDPMHGNTMKASSGYKTRDFEKVLAEVRQFFDVHRAEGSYPGGIHIEMTGQNVTECIGGSRPITEAGLSDRYHTHCDPRLNADQSLEMAFMIAETLKQLRPN, encoded by the coding sequence ATGAACGACGCCTGGAGCCCCGAAAGCTGGAGAAATAAGCCGATCCAGCAGCAGCCCGAGTACCCGGATGCCGATCACCTCAAGCGCGTTGAACAGACCCTGGCTGGCTTGCCGCCCCTGGTGTTCGCCGGTGAAGCACGCGAACTGAAGCGGCAATTCGCAGAAGTGACCCAGGGCCGTGCATTCCTGCTTCAGGGCGGCGATTGCGCCGAGAGCTTCGCTGAATTCTCCGCCACCAAGATTCGCGACACCTTCAAGGTGCTGCTGCAGATGGCCATCGTGATGACCTTTGCCGCCGGTTGCCCGGTGGTAAAGGTCGGACGTATGGCCGGTCAGTTTGCCAAGCCACGCTCAGCCGGCGACGAGACCATCGAGGGCGTGACCCTACCGGCTTATCGTGGCGATATCGTCAATGGCATCGATTTCAATGAGAAAAGCCGCGTGCCGGACCCGGAGCGCCTGTTGCAGGCCTATCACCAGTCCACCTCCAGCCTCAACCTGCTGCGCGCCTTTGCCCAGGGAGGTTTTGCAGACCTGCATCAGGTGCATCAGTGGAACCTGGACTTTATCGCCAATTCCTTATTGGCCGAGAAGTACCACCAGCTGGGCGCGCGCATCGACGAAACGATGAAATTTATGCGCGCATGCGGCCTGGACGGCGCGCCGCAGCTGCGCGAGACCAGCTTCTTCACCGCCCACGAGGCACTGCTGCTCAACTACGAGCAGGCTTTCGTCCGGCAAGACAGCCTGAGCGGCGGCTGGTACGACTGCTCCGCACACATGCTGTGGATCGGTGACCGCACCCGTCAGCTGGACGGCGCGCATGTCGAGTTCCTACGCGGCGTGGGCAACCCCATCGGCGTGAAGGTCGGCCCGAGCATGGACAGCGAAGAGCTGATCCGCCTGATCGACATCCTCAACCCGCAGAACGATCCGGGCCGCCTGAATCTGATCGTACGCATGGGGGCCGACAAGGTCGAAGCTGGCCTGCCGCGATTGGTGCGTGCAGTGCAGAACGAAGGTCGCCATGTGCTGTGGAGTTCCGACCCGATGCACGGCAACACGATGAAAGCCTCCAGCGGTTACAAGACTCGGGACTTCGAGAAGGTCCTTGCCGAAGTCCGCCAGTTCTTCGATGTACACCGTGCCGAGGGCAGCTATCCCGGCGGCATACATATTGAGATGACCGGACAGAACGTGACCGAGTGCATCGGTGGTTCGCGGCCGATCACCGAGGCCGGCCTCAGTGATCGCTACCACACCCATTGCGACCCGCGACTCAACGCCGATCAGTCGCTGGAAATGGCCTTCATGATCGCCGAAACACTGAAGCAGCTGCGCCCCAACTGA
- a CDS encoding NAD(P)/FAD-dependent oxidoreductase, whose protein sequence is MSKAPIAIIGTGIAGLSAARTLCDAGHAVHLFDKSRGSGGRMASKRSDAGSLDLGAQYFTMRDRRFTETVHQWQAEGWVGQWTPTLFQSRDGQLKPSADEQLRWVGTPTMSAITRGLLGEMPVTFSCRITEVFRGEQFWTLVDATGASHGPFSQVVIAVPAPQAAALLSSAPKLAAVAASVAMEPTWAVALGFATPLSTTLEGCFVQDDALDWIARNRSKPGRNGDLDTWVLHGTSSWSRQHLDLPKEQVIERLHGAFAELIDCVVPAPEFTLAHRWLYARPAQAHEWNAQADAGLGLYACGDWCLSGRVEGAWLSGQEAARRLLENL, encoded by the coding sequence ATGAGCAAGGCTCCAATCGCCATCATCGGAACCGGAATCGCAGGTCTGTCGGCAGCCCGCACCCTGTGCGATGCCGGGCACGCCGTACACCTCTTCGACAAAAGCCGCGGTAGCGGCGGCCGCATGGCCAGCAAGCGCAGCGACGCGGGCTCGCTGGATCTCGGGGCGCAGTACTTCACCATGCGCGATCGGCGCTTCACCGAAACCGTGCACCAATGGCAGGCCGAAGGCTGGGTCGGTCAATGGACACCCACCCTCTTCCAGTCCCGCGACGGACAGCTGAAACCCTCGGCCGACGAGCAGCTGCGCTGGGTCGGCACGCCAACCATGAGCGCAATTACCCGCGGCCTGCTGGGCGAGATGCCGGTCACGTTCAGTTGCCGGATCACCGAGGTGTTCCGCGGCGAGCAGTTCTGGACCCTGGTAGATGCTACCGGCGCCAGTCACGGACCGTTCAGCCAGGTAGTAATTGCGGTTCCGGCACCGCAGGCGGCCGCGCTGCTGTCGAGCGCGCCCAAGCTAGCCGCGGTCGCAGCCAGCGTGGCGATGGAGCCGACGTGGGCGGTCGCGCTGGGCTTTGCCACACCGTTGAGTACGACCCTGGAAGGCTGCTTCGTGCAGGACGATGCACTGGACTGGATCGCGCGCAACCGCAGCAAGCCCGGACGCAACGGCGACCTCGACACCTGGGTACTGCATGGCACCAGCAGCTGGAGCCGTCAGCATCTGGATCTGCCCAAAGAGCAAGTCATCGAGCGTCTGCATGGCGCTTTCGCGGAGCTGATCGACTGCGTGGTGCCGGCCCCGGAATTTACGCTGGCTCACCGCTGGTTGTATGCCCGGCCCGCGCAGGCCCATGAGTGGAACGCGCAGGCCGACGCTGGTTTAGGCCTGTACGCCTGCGGCGACTGGTGCCTGTCCGGTCGGGTGGAAGGTGCCTGGCTCAGTGGGCAGGAAGCCGCGCGGCGGCTGCTGGAAAATCTCTAA
- a CDS encoding spermidine synthase: protein MDKEERLLAEVRDAFGLIRVLEVGDYRFLEFGAAVEQSCVFTADPAWLEYDYTRAMLLGGLCHAEPETALFLGLGAGNLTQACLQFLPLEDVEVIELRPAVPELAMQYLGLQNDSRLYIRIGDATELLDTAESSDLIFVDLYNDAGPDAAHLAWSFLKRCQEKLNPGGWLIINQWGTDDDRPLGAALLRGLYHRHYWECPVKEGNVVLLVPADLDQQLDMVGLRQRAEALAPRLGYSLESLVGALRPAS, encoded by the coding sequence ATGGACAAAGAGGAACGGTTGCTCGCCGAGGTGCGAGACGCGTTCGGGCTCATTCGCGTGCTCGAAGTGGGCGATTACCGCTTTCTGGAATTTGGTGCGGCGGTCGAGCAGAGTTGCGTCTTCACGGCCGATCCCGCTTGGCTGGAGTACGACTATACCCGCGCCATGCTTTTGGGAGGGCTTTGTCACGCGGAGCCGGAAACTGCGCTGTTTCTCGGGCTGGGTGCCGGGAACCTGACCCAGGCTTGCCTGCAGTTCCTGCCGCTGGAGGATGTCGAAGTTATCGAGCTGCGACCGGCGGTGCCGGAGCTTGCGATGCAGTACCTGGGTCTGCAGAACGATTCGCGGCTATACATCCGCATCGGCGATGCAACCGAGTTGCTGGATACCGCTGAGAGCTCCGATCTGATCTTCGTCGACCTGTATAACGACGCCGGACCGGATGCCGCACATCTGGCCTGGTCATTCCTCAAGCGTTGCCAGGAAAAGCTCAACCCGGGTGGCTGGTTGATCATCAATCAGTGGGGTACTGACGACGACCGTCCCCTTGGAGCGGCATTGTTGCGCGGGCTTTATCACCGGCATTACTGGGAGTGCCCGGTGAAGGAGGGCAACGTGGTGCTGTTGGTGCCGGCCGATCTTGATCAGCAGCTGGATATGGTCGGGCTGCGTCAACGTGCCGAAGCGCTTGCGCCGCGTCTCGGCTATTCACTCGAATCACTGGTTGGGGCGCTACGGCCCGCGAGCTGA
- the earP gene encoding elongation factor P maturation arginine rhamnosyltransferase EarP — protein sequence MSVKAKWDIFCAVVDNFGDIGVTWRLARQLAAEHGQEVRLWVDDLVTFARLCPAANANAEQQTHEGVDVRLWPKTWPGADPADVVIEAFACSLPQPYINAMAASGRRILWLNLEYLSAEDWIVGCHALPSLQANGLQKYFFFPGFEAQTGGLIREADLMLRRAEFQGGVAQQADFLATLGVVRQPGSRLLSLFAYENPAVAGWLDALAADSHVNQLLVPEGRVLGDVAAWLGLPKVQVGEHHQRGSLQLNIVPFMTQDEYDLLLWSCDFNAVRGEESFIRAQWAGRPLVWHIYPQEDDAHWDKLNAFLDLYAHGLPTAADVALRGFWRAWNMGEGAGEAWHALMREYPALLAHSQGWTHEQVANGDLAGKLVFFYTDWL from the coding sequence TTGTCTGTCAAAGCGAAGTGGGACATCTTTTGCGCTGTCGTGGATAACTTTGGCGACATCGGCGTCACCTGGCGCCTGGCCCGACAGCTGGCGGCAGAGCATGGCCAGGAGGTGCGGCTCTGGGTAGACGATCTGGTCACGTTCGCTCGGCTGTGCCCTGCGGCCAATGCCAACGCCGAGCAGCAAACACATGAGGGCGTTGATGTCAGGCTCTGGCCCAAGACGTGGCCGGGTGCTGATCCTGCCGATGTGGTCATCGAAGCGTTTGCCTGCAGCTTGCCTCAACCGTACATCAATGCGATGGCTGCGAGCGGCCGGCGAATCCTCTGGTTGAATCTGGAGTACCTGAGCGCCGAGGATTGGATCGTCGGCTGCCATGCACTGCCGTCACTCCAGGCGAACGGACTGCAAAAGTACTTTTTCTTCCCCGGCTTTGAAGCGCAGACCGGCGGTCTCATCCGCGAGGCTGATCTGATGCTGCGGCGTGCGGAGTTCCAGGGTGGTGTGGCGCAGCAGGCTGATTTTCTCGCTACGCTGGGGGTGGTGCGACAGCCGGGCTCACGCCTGCTTTCGCTGTTCGCTTATGAGAACCCTGCAGTTGCGGGCTGGTTGGACGCGCTAGCGGCTGATTCGCACGTCAATCAGCTGTTGGTTCCAGAGGGGCGGGTACTTGGTGATGTCGCCGCCTGGCTCGGTTTACCAAAGGTGCAAGTTGGTGAGCACCACCAGCGCGGCAGTCTTCAGCTGAATATCGTGCCGTTCATGACCCAGGACGAGTACGACCTGCTGCTGTGGAGCTGCGACTTCAATGCGGTGCGGGGAGAGGAGTCTTTCATTCGCGCCCAGTGGGCCGGCCGACCGCTGGTGTGGCATATCTATCCTCAGGAAGACGACGCCCACTGGGACAAGCTCAATGCCTTCCTCGATCTGTACGCGCATGGACTGCCGACGGCTGCTGATGTCGCGCTGCGAGGATTCTGGCGAGCTTGGAACATGGGGGAGGGCGCGGGCGAGGCTTGGCACGCTTTGATGCGGGAATATCCGGCGCTGCTCGCGCACTCCCAGGGCTGGACGCACGAACAGGTAGCCAATGGCGACCTGGCCGGAAAGCTGGTGTTTTTTTACACAGATTGGCTATGA
- a CDS encoding motility protein A, whose product MNPSTLIGILASIGLLSVVMLFAAKEPAMFIDLPSLGIVLVGTLAATFISYPLREVTRVFGLIWTVMRNERLYTRQDLDELVQISRLWISGDLVAVEKAVEQVSNPFLRTGVQLVIDNTPEEDILDVLQWRIARLRARENAEAQLFRAMASYAPAFGMIGTLVGLINLMFMLGSGDMDLIGRSLAVALMTTFYGVLLANLILKPVAVKLERRTEQRVALMNLVMQGISMMCNRRSPAYMRETLKSFIAHHDDEIRDGTPVAPRVKPQGD is encoded by the coding sequence ATGAATCCCTCCACCCTGATCGGCATACTCGCGAGCATCGGCCTGCTCTCTGTCGTCATGCTCTTTGCAGCCAAAGAACCTGCAATGTTCATCGACCTGCCCAGCCTTGGCATCGTTCTGGTCGGCACATTGGCGGCCACCTTTATCAGCTACCCATTACGCGAGGTCACGCGGGTATTCGGGCTGATATGGACCGTAATGCGTAACGAGCGGCTGTATACCCGTCAGGATCTGGATGAGCTGGTTCAGATATCCCGACTGTGGATCAGCGGAGATCTCGTCGCCGTGGAAAAGGCAGTCGAGCAGGTCAGTAATCCGTTTCTACGCACGGGCGTCCAGCTGGTGATCGACAACACGCCGGAAGAGGACATCCTGGACGTGCTGCAATGGCGGATCGCTCGTTTGCGTGCCCGTGAAAACGCCGAGGCGCAGCTGTTTCGCGCGATGGCCAGCTATGCGCCGGCATTCGGCATGATCGGCACGCTGGTGGGACTGATCAACCTGATGTTCATGCTCGGCAGTGGCGACATGGATCTGATCGGCCGCAGCCTCGCGGTCGCATTGATGACCACCTTCTATGGTGTGTTGCTGGCCAACCTGATTCTCAAGCCGGTCGCCGTGAAGCTGGAACGGCGCACCGAGCAGCGCGTGGCACTTATGAACCTGGTGATGCAGGGCATTTCGATGATGTGCAACCGCCGCAGCCCCGCTTACATGCGAGAAACGCTGAAGTCATTCATTGCCCACCATGACGACGAGATCCGCGACGGCACCCCCGTCGCGCCGCGCGTCAAACCGCAGGGTGATTGA
- a CDS encoding efflux RND transporter periplasmic adaptor subunit: MPAAKSTRRAFPLLVALVLLGAWLFWRQLQGPQLPAYRVEARPLVQRVVASGEVDSQSLAQVGSEITGVIAARHVREGDAVKAGDLLLELRDDEQRARLLEAEASLQQLIDSTRPQAQATLREAQHNLEQASRELQRRETLFERKILASEPLEQARRAELTARVIRDRARFAAAAVAAGGSEEQVLRQRLEAARAALAKTRIHAQVDGIVQTRDVEPGDLVQPGRTLLAIARSGSSEILLPLDEKNLAPIELGQAAKIIADAYPDRVLTARVSFIAPSVDTARGTIDVHLDLQEPTDLLRQGMTVSVNIETGRREQALVLPNDALRAREGSRAQVLRVNAGRVERVNVRLGLLGTALSEVIDGLEAGDLVLIADAEEGQRVRVVEQQIPSGIQD; the protein is encoded by the coding sequence GTGCCAGCCGCAAAATCCACCCGCCGCGCATTTCCGCTGCTCGTTGCACTCGTGCTGCTTGGCGCCTGGCTGTTCTGGCGCCAACTGCAAGGCCCGCAATTGCCAGCCTATCGCGTTGAAGCACGACCGCTGGTGCAACGTGTAGTCGCCAGTGGCGAGGTGGATAGCCAATCGCTGGCACAGGTAGGCAGTGAGATAACCGGTGTCATTGCTGCGCGCCATGTGCGTGAGGGTGACGCGGTGAAGGCCGGCGATCTGTTGCTCGAGCTACGCGACGACGAGCAGCGCGCCCGCCTGCTCGAAGCCGAGGCCAGCCTGCAGCAACTGATCGATTCCACCCGCCCACAGGCGCAAGCCACATTGCGCGAGGCACAGCACAATCTGGAGCAGGCGAGCCGAGAGCTGCAGCGCCGTGAAACGCTCTTCGAACGCAAAATCCTAGCCTCCGAACCGCTGGAGCAGGCCCGCCGTGCGGAGCTGACCGCACGAGTCATACGTGATCGCGCCCGTTTCGCCGCTGCCGCCGTGGCCGCAGGGGGCAGCGAGGAGCAGGTATTGCGTCAGCGCCTGGAAGCGGCTCGCGCAGCGCTCGCAAAAACCCGTATTCACGCGCAGGTCGACGGCATCGTGCAGACGCGCGATGTCGAGCCCGGCGACCTGGTCCAGCCGGGCCGCACGTTGTTGGCCATCGCCCGCTCAGGCAGCAGCGAAATTCTGTTGCCGCTGGACGAGAAGAATCTGGCCCCAATCGAACTGGGCCAAGCGGCGAAGATCATCGCCGATGCCTACCCCGACCGCGTGCTGACGGCACGAGTCAGCTTTATCGCACCCAGCGTCGACACAGCCCGCGGGACCATCGATGTTCATCTGGACCTGCAAGAGCCGACCGACCTTCTCCGCCAGGGCATGACGGTTTCGGTGAACATCGAGACTGGCCGTCGCGAACAAGCACTGGTGCTGCCCAACGATGCACTGCGCGCGCGCGAAGGCTCGCGTGCTCAGGTACTGCGGGTCAACGCTGGACGGGTCGAACGGGTCAACGTACGTCTGGGCCTGCTGGGCACCGCATTGAGCGAGGTCATCGATGGTCTGGAAGCGGGTGACCTGGTGCTGATCGCTGACGCCGAAGAGGGCCAGCGCGTGCGGGTAGTCGAGCAACAGATCCCCAGCGGCATTCAGGACTGA
- the efp gene encoding elongation factor P: MKTAQEFRAGQVAIINGAPWVIQKAEFNKSGRNSAVVKMKLKNLLNGSATETVYKADDKLEPVILERKEVTYSYFADPLYVFMDDEFNQYEIEKDDLEGVMTFIEDGMTDVCEAVFYNDKVISVELPTTIVREIVYTEPSVRGDTSGKVMKTARLKNGAELQVSAFCEIGDSIEIDTRTGEYKSRVKA, encoded by the coding sequence ATGAAAACCGCACAAGAGTTCCGTGCCGGCCAGGTGGCCATCATCAACGGCGCACCCTGGGTCATCCAGAAAGCCGAGTTCAACAAGTCCGGTCGTAACAGTGCCGTGGTCAAGATGAAGCTGAAGAACCTGCTCAACGGTTCGGCTACCGAGACCGTTTACAAGGCTGACGACAAGCTGGAGCCGGTCATCCTCGAGCGTAAGGAAGTGACCTATTCCTACTTCGCCGACCCGCTGTATGTGTTCATGGACGACGAGTTCAACCAGTACGAAATCGAGAAAGACGATCTCGAAGGCGTAATGACCTTCATCGAAGACGGCATGACCGACGTCTGCGAAGCCGTTTTCTACAACGACAAGGTGATCTCCGTCGAGCTGCCGACCACCATCGTTCGCGAAATCGTTTACACCGAGCCGTCCGTCCGTGGCGACACCTCCGGCAAGGTTATGAAGACCGCTCGCCTGAAGAACGGTGCCGAGCTGCAGGTTTCCGCTTTCTGCGAAATTGGTGACTCGATCGAAATCGACACCCGTACCGGCGAGTACAAGTCCCGCGTCAAGGCCTGA
- a CDS encoding ABC transporter permease: protein MRLADSLWTEWTIALRFLLDNRMQSLLIIFGIAVGSAVIVFITALITGLQANVVERTLGTQAHIRILPPDEVNRTLPVDDGSWSLVLESPRAQRLRSIINWQDVRDVLDQDSQILAVSPVISGPAIARRGVARASVALLGIDPQRYQRIIPLSRDLIAGQLVVGAGNAVIGKELARDLGLGIGDKLRLDAGEGRETVVDIAGIFELGVRELDARYVYLDLKQAQTLLDLPGGVTVIDTTVAEIFEADQVATRLARLTGLRAESWMETNGQLLNALSSQSMTTEMIRVFVGISVAFGIASVLAVSVVQRTREIGILRAMGSPRGQILRVFLLQGGLLGLLGSACGGGVGWGLVQVFNIAGPRLFDIPVDPTLVPLAMLIATITGVLAAAMPARRAARYDPAVAIRYV, encoded by the coding sequence ATGCGCCTGGCCGACTCGTTGTGGACCGAATGGACGATCGCCCTGCGCTTTCTGCTGGACAACCGTATGCAATCGCTGCTGATCATCTTCGGCATCGCCGTCGGCTCGGCGGTGATCGTTTTCATTACCGCATTGATCACCGGCCTGCAGGCCAACGTGGTCGAACGCACGCTCGGCACCCAGGCACATATCCGCATCCTGCCGCCGGATGAAGTCAACCGCACCTTGCCTGTAGATGACGGTAGCTGGTCACTGGTGCTGGAGAGCCCAAGGGCACAACGGCTGCGCTCGATCATCAATTGGCAGGATGTTCGCGATGTGCTCGATCAGGACTCGCAGATCCTCGCGGTGTCACCGGTAATCAGCGGCCCGGCCATCGCTCGACGCGGCGTGGCCCGTGCTTCGGTGGCCTTGCTCGGCATCGATCCGCAGCGTTACCAGCGCATCATCCCCCTCAGCCGCGACCTCATCGCAGGCCAGCTGGTGGTCGGCGCCGGCAACGCGGTGATCGGCAAGGAACTCGCCCGTGACCTGGGCCTGGGCATCGGTGACAAGCTGCGACTGGATGCGGGCGAAGGCCGGGAAACCGTAGTCGATATCGCAGGCATCTTCGAGTTGGGCGTGCGCGAACTGGACGCACGTTACGTTTACCTGGATTTGAAGCAGGCGCAGACGCTGCTCGACCTGCCGGGTGGAGTCACAGTAATCGATACCACAGTCGCGGAAATCTTCGAGGCCGACCAGGTCGCCACGCGCCTGGCTCGCCTGACCGGACTGCGCGCCGAGAGCTGGATGGAAACCAACGGGCAACTGCTCAATGCCCTCAGTTCGCAAAGCATGACCACCGAAATGATCCGCGTATTCGTCGGTATCTCCGTGGCGTTCGGCATCGCCAGCGTGCTGGCCGTTAGTGTGGTTCAGCGTACCCGAGAGATCGGCATCCTGCGCGCCATGGGTAGTCCACGTGGGCAGATCCTGCGCGTGTTCCTGCTGCAGGGTGGGCTACTCGGACTGCTCGGCTCGGCCTGCGGCGGCGGCGTCGGATGGGGGCTGGTGCAGGTGTTCAATATAGCCGGCCCGCGCCTGTTCGATATCCCCGTCGACCCGACACTGGTACCGCTGGCCATGCTGATCGCCACGATCACCGGCGTGTTGGCGGCTGCCATGCCGGCGCGCCGCGCGGCACGTTACGACCCTGCGGTGGCAATTCGTTATGTCTGA